One window from the genome of Dyadobacter sp. CECT 9275 encodes:
- a CDS encoding N-6 DNA methylase has product MIGWKRLVQLPNNLFTNTGITTYIWILSNNKAPHRQGKSAAY; this is encoded by the coding sequence ATGATTGGCTGGAAGCGACTTGTGCAGTTGCCCAATAACTTGTTTACAAATACCGGCATTACGACTTACATCTGGATTTTAAGCAATAACAAAGCACCGCACCGCCAGGGAAAAAGTGCAGCTTATTGA
- a CDS encoding N-6 DNA methylase, whose protein sequence is MYFEELIRKFNEDNNEEAGEHFTPREVIDLMTHIIF, encoded by the coding sequence ATGTATTTTGAAGAGCTGATCCGGAAATTCAACGAGGATAATAATGAGGAAGCCGGGGAGCACTTTACGCCGCGTGAAGTGATTGACCTGATGACGCATATTATTTTTTGA